A stretch of Roseibium porphyridii DNA encodes these proteins:
- a CDS encoding CoxG family protein: protein MQMTDSQRIEAPREKVWEALNDADVLKASIPGCEELIKHSDTELEAKVKLKVGPVKATFGGKVTLNDLDPPNGYKIDGEGSGGVAGFARGGATVRLEEDGPNATILHYDVDAKVGGKLAQLGARLIDSTAKRLAGEFFASFAQQVAPSPETETVSSSEQDQANGDASQDASSGEEKKGWLGGLFGGKKKQQADEDKLADVAE, encoded by the coding sequence ATGCAAATGACAGATAGCCAGCGGATTGAAGCGCCGCGTGAGAAGGTCTGGGAAGCGCTCAACGACGCGGATGTTCTCAAGGCTTCGATCCCAGGCTGTGAAGAGCTGATCAAGCACTCTGACACGGAACTGGAAGCAAAGGTCAAGCTCAAGGTTGGGCCAGTCAAGGCTACGTTTGGCGGAAAGGTCACCCTGAACGATCTCGATCCGCCAAACGGCTACAAGATCGACGGAGAAGGATCTGGAGGAGTTGCGGGTTTTGCGCGCGGTGGCGCGACTGTTCGATTGGAAGAAGATGGGCCGAATGCAACAATTCTGCACTACGATGTCGATGCGAAAGTGGGTGGCAAGCTCGCTCAGCTCGGTGCCCGTCTGATCGACTCAACGGCAAAGAGACTTGCCGGAGAATTCTTTGCATCCTTTGCACAGCAAGTAGCTCCAAGTCCCGAAACAGAGACCGTTTCTTCAAGCGAGCAAGATCAAGCCAATGGAGACGCTTCGCAAGACGCATCTTCCGGTGAAGAAAAGAAGGGTTGGCTTGGGGGTTTGTTTGGCGGCAAAAAGAAACAGCAGGCCGATGAAGACAAGCTCGCAGATGTGGCCGAATGA
- a CDS encoding putative urea ABC transporter substrate-binding protein, giving the protein MLKSFARASLLAAALSLPLSFSAHAEEKTDFKVCWSIYVGWMPWGYLQDSGIMKKWADKYDISVEIVQINDYVESINQYTAGEYDGCSMTNMDALSIPAGGGVDTTALIVGDYSNGNDGIILKDKTDLAEIKGQTVNLVELSVSHYLLARALDSVGLSERDLTVVNTSDADMIAAYATPEVTSVVTWNPLLSEIEAQPNATKVFDSSGIPGEIIDVMMVNTETLADNPNFGKALVGAWYELMGIMSTDSDEGVAARTAMAEASGTDLAGYDAQLATTKMFYTPTDAVEFTKSAELPSTMKFVAEFLFDKGILGEGAPSPEFVGVAFADGSVYGDQNNVKLRFDPSFMAMAAEGAL; this is encoded by the coding sequence ATGTTGAAATCCTTCGCTAGAGCTTCACTCCTAGCAGCCGCACTATCGCTGCCTCTTTCTTTTTCTGCGCACGCGGAAGAGAAAACCGACTTTAAAGTCTGCTGGTCCATCTATGTCGGTTGGATGCCCTGGGGATACCTTCAAGACAGTGGCATCATGAAAAAATGGGCGGACAAATACGACATCAGTGTCGAGATTGTTCAGATCAATGATTACGTGGAATCGATCAATCAGTACACAGCCGGAGAATATGACGGCTGCTCCATGACCAACATGGATGCCTTGTCTATTCCTGCTGGTGGCGGTGTTGATACGACAGCCCTGATTGTTGGTGACTATTCCAACGGGAATGATGGGATCATCCTGAAGGACAAGACTGACCTTGCCGAGATCAAAGGACAGACGGTCAATCTGGTCGAGCTGTCTGTTTCTCACTACCTACTTGCACGTGCTCTTGACTCTGTCGGTCTTAGTGAGAGGGACCTGACGGTCGTTAACACGTCAGACGCGGATATGATTGCAGCCTATGCAACGCCTGAAGTGACGTCCGTGGTCACGTGGAATCCACTTCTGTCTGAAATCGAAGCGCAACCGAATGCCACAAAGGTTTTCGACAGCTCCGGTATTCCAGGTGAGATCATTGATGTGATGATGGTGAACACCGAAACGCTTGCGGACAATCCCAACTTCGGCAAGGCTCTTGTCGGTGCCTGGTATGAGCTCATGGGGATCATGTCGACCGACAGCGACGAAGGTGTTGCGGCACGCACTGCCATGGCAGAAGCCTCAGGGACGGATCTAGCCGGATATGATGCTCAGCTTGCCACCACCAAGATGTTCTATACGCCAACTGACGCAGTCGAGTTCACGAAATCAGCGGAGCTCCCGAGCACGATGAAATTCGTCGCTGAGTTTCTGTTCGACAAAGGCATTCTTGGTGAAGGCGCGCCAAGTCCTGAATTCGTCGGCGTCGCCTTTGCCGATGGTTCTGTCTATGGCGACCAGAACAATGTGAAACTCCGGTTTGATCCAAGTTTCATGGCCATGGCTGCTGAAGGCGCTCTCTAA
- a CDS encoding ABC transporter permease yields MRIINRRPSRLPALALGLVPFIATLLVYAVASHYRRLENPADKLLPSLDSMGQAFWRMAAVPDRRSGDLLLWVDTFDSLWRLGSGMAVSTLLALVLGISIGFIPHIRSALAPYIATFSLIPPITILPILFITFGLGEVSKIALIVIGTAPIMVRSTAQAVLDIPREMIIKAETLGASVWQMVTRLVLPQVLPKLITALRLGLVPAWIFLISAEAIASTTGLGYRIFLVRRYLAMDVILPYVVWITLLAFLLDRLLLLLSRRAFRWNHLGSEAL; encoded by the coding sequence ATGCGCATTATCAACCGGCGGCCTTCTCGGCTCCCTGCCCTTGCCCTTGGGCTTGTGCCCTTCATCGCGACTTTACTCGTCTATGCTGTCGCGAGCCACTATCGCAGGCTTGAAAATCCTGCAGACAAATTGCTGCCGTCACTGGACAGCATGGGTCAGGCGTTCTGGCGTATGGCAGCTGTACCTGACAGACGTTCTGGTGACCTGCTCTTGTGGGTGGATACGTTTGACAGCCTGTGGCGATTGGGCAGTGGCATGGCAGTCTCAACACTGCTGGCGCTCGTTCTTGGAATATCAATCGGGTTCATACCGCACATTCGAAGCGCTCTGGCTCCCTATATCGCAACATTTTCGCTTATTCCGCCGATTACGATCCTGCCCATACTCTTTATCACCTTCGGGCTTGGAGAGGTTTCGAAGATCGCGCTGATCGTTATCGGTACGGCACCGATCATGGTGCGCTCGACCGCGCAGGCCGTTCTCGACATTCCAAGGGAAATGATCATAAAGGCTGAAACGCTTGGGGCATCCGTCTGGCAGATGGTGACACGGTTGGTTTTGCCTCAGGTCTTGCCAAAACTCATCACGGCATTGCGATTGGGGCTGGTGCCTGCCTGGATTTTTCTGATTTCGGCTGAGGCGATCGCGTCGACCACTGGGCTCGGATACCGGATTTTTCTCGTCCGAAGATATCTGGCGATGGATGTGATCCTCCCTTATGTGGTGTGGATCACTCTGTTGGCATTTTTGCTCGACCGCTTGCTTCTTTTGCTTTCTCGACGCGCTTTTCGCTGGAACCATCTCGGGAGCGAAGCGCTATGA
- a CDS encoding ABC transporter ATP-binding protein has translation MSTVTTPKLSVQGLTKSYDGTPVLERVDLLVEDGSFCTIVGASGCGKSTFLRMLLSQELPTRGQILLDGEPLPDEPTPDRGIVFQKYSVFSHLTVAENLILAAEFAAAPLSGRLFGKSRRQAMGDIDEILDRIGLKAAADRYPVQLSGGMQQRLAIAQALIKKPNILLLDEPFGALDPGIRVDMHELLLGLWKDLGMTIFMVTHDIHEAFKLGTRLLVFDKVRHDPQAPDAYGATITYDLPLSSPNSSPEKLPEDIAGAIRRPEKQPFPNAQLPKIHEERS, from the coding sequence ATGAGCACGGTCACCACGCCCAAGCTGTCGGTACAGGGACTTACCAAATCATATGACGGGACACCTGTGCTGGAACGGGTCGACCTTCTGGTCGAAGACGGATCTTTCTGCACGATCGTTGGCGCATCAGGCTGCGGTAAATCTACGTTCTTGCGCATGCTGTTGTCGCAGGAGCTGCCGACACGCGGCCAAATTCTCCTTGATGGTGAACCCCTCCCCGATGAACCAACGCCGGACAGGGGTATCGTATTCCAAAAGTATTCGGTGTTTTCCCATCTTACCGTTGCGGAGAACCTTATCCTAGCCGCGGAATTCGCGGCTGCTCCGTTGTCAGGTCGGCTTTTCGGAAAATCCCGTCGTCAAGCGATGGGTGACATAGATGAAATTCTGGACCGAATTGGCCTGAAAGCAGCGGCAGACCGCTACCCCGTGCAGTTGTCGGGAGGGATGCAGCAACGGTTGGCAATAGCGCAGGCGCTGATCAAGAAGCCCAACATCTTGTTGCTTGATGAACCCTTCGGCGCCCTGGATCCAGGCATTCGCGTCGACATGCACGAGTTGCTTTTGGGTCTTTGGAAAGACCTTGGCATGACCATCTTCATGGTCACGCACGACATCCATGAAGCCTTCAAACTTGGCACTCGTCTGCTGGTATTCGACAAGGTTCGCCACGACCCGCAGGCCCCGGACGCCTATGGGGCAACCATCACTTACGACCTGCCTTTGTCATCGCCGAATTCTTCGCCGGAAAAACTGCCGGAAGATATCGCAGGTGCGATCCGTCGACCGGAAAAACAACCATTTCCCAATGCCCAACTACCCAAAATACACGAGGAACGCTCATGA
- a CDS encoding agmatinase family protein: MSLFDRSVPATLQRAAGLVRRDPTTRQHHPDFDKLQLRGWKAAEKEGALPSAAWEKEKAWALRMGLTGSDSLTDKSIPTFARGELPHYAGINTFLKAPYIEDVTKVGAYDAAVIGIPFDGGTTYRPGTRFGPQGVRRISALYTPYNYEMGVDLREQMTLCDVGDIFTIPANIEKTFDQITRAVSHVASSGALPIMIGGDHSIGFPCVRGIAQCTSKRIGIVHFDRHIDIQEKDLDERMHTTPWFHATDLVNVPAVNLVQIGIGGWQVPREGVEVARERNTNIFTMRDVEELGLAETAARALELAWKDADAVYISFDIDSVDCGFVPGTGWPEPGGFLPREALELVSLVAKEGICGLEVVEVSPPYDCSDITALLATRVIVDVLGTLVSHGKMGSHRSIIDKPVSIPAGPEVE, encoded by the coding sequence ATGAGCCTGTTTGATCGATCTGTCCCGGCAACACTGCAAAGAGCAGCTGGTCTGGTCCGGCGAGACCCCACGACAAGGCAACACCATCCGGACTTCGACAAGCTTCAGTTGCGTGGTTGGAAGGCCGCGGAAAAAGAAGGCGCTTTGCCAAGCGCAGCCTGGGAGAAAGAAAAGGCGTGGGCTCTCAGAATGGGGTTGACTGGATCTGACAGCCTTACCGACAAATCCATTCCAACCTTTGCACGTGGTGAATTGCCCCACTATGCGGGCATCAATACGTTCCTCAAAGCGCCCTATATCGAAGACGTCACGAAAGTTGGCGCGTATGATGCTGCCGTCATTGGTATTCCGTTTGATGGTGGGACGACTTATCGCCCGGGCACCCGTTTCGGGCCTCAAGGTGTGCGCCGGATTTCGGCACTCTACACGCCCTACAACTATGAAATGGGTGTTGACCTCCGCGAACAGATGACGCTTTGCGATGTCGGCGACATTTTCACCATACCTGCAAATATCGAAAAAACGTTCGACCAGATAACGCGGGCCGTTTCACATGTGGCGTCTTCTGGCGCTTTGCCAATCATGATCGGCGGTGATCATTCCATCGGTTTCCCGTGTGTTCGCGGCATTGCGCAATGTACCTCCAAACGTATCGGTATCGTTCATTTCGATCGACATATAGATATTCAGGAAAAAGACCTCGACGAGCGCATGCACACAACGCCGTGGTTCCATGCGACGGATCTGGTGAATGTTCCGGCGGTCAATCTCGTTCAGATCGGCATTGGTGGCTGGCAGGTGCCGCGCGAAGGGGTGGAGGTTGCCCGCGAGCGCAATACCAACATTTTCACGATGCGTGACGTTGAAGAACTTGGTCTGGCCGAAACAGCGGCACGTGCCCTGGAGTTGGCCTGGAAAGATGCCGATGCCGTTTACATCTCCTTCGACATCGACAGTGTCGACTGCGGTTTCGTGCCTGGTACGGGTTGGCCTGAACCGGGCGGCTTCCTGCCCCGTGAAGCGCTTGAACTTGTGTCTCTAGTCGCCAAAGAAGGTATCTGCGGCCTAGAAGTCGTCGAAGTGTCACCGCCTTACGACTGTTCAGATATCACCGCACTGCTCGCAACACGCGTGATCGTCGATGTTCTCGGAACATTGGTTTCACATGGCAAAATGGGCTCTCACCGGTCGATCATAGACAAACCCGTGTCCATCCCCGCTGGCCCGGAAGTGGAGTAA
- a CDS encoding EAL domain-containing protein — MALENAFVKKQSRVSLFTPAMQAKYQRREKIHSSLSNAFENHDFIPHFQPQFNLKTGKIIGVEALARWQHNELGWISPSEFISAAESTGDIIRLGRIILEKSCMQLQRLPADLTLSVNLTLSQILNEGLPEMMLECLTDAGIEAHRLKIEFSETQLPTKLDSVWRSLSEIQECGIAVSLDDFGSKFAALRHLTEFEWDEIKIDARYVDRAFNNERHAETLLAALSLIANMKSNTVIEGVETVERLDALVELGCDHGQGYLFSGPMDIDQLITLFFSRARAEELASV; from the coding sequence TTGGCGCTTGAAAATGCTTTTGTGAAAAAACAGTCCCGAGTTTCCCTATTCACACCTGCGATGCAGGCGAAATACCAGCGTCGGGAAAAGATCCATTCGTCTTTATCAAACGCCTTCGAAAACCACGATTTCATTCCTCATTTCCAACCTCAGTTCAATCTAAAGACTGGCAAGATCATTGGCGTCGAAGCACTTGCAAGGTGGCAACACAATGAACTGGGTTGGATCAGCCCTTCAGAATTCATTTCAGCGGCTGAAAGCACTGGAGATATCATCAGGCTGGGTCGCATTATTCTTGAAAAATCTTGCATGCAACTGCAAAGATTGCCTGCTGATTTGACGTTGTCCGTAAACCTCACATTGTCTCAGATCCTGAACGAAGGTCTGCCCGAAATGATGCTTGAGTGCCTCACAGATGCAGGCATTGAGGCACACCGTTTGAAGATCGAATTTTCCGAGACGCAACTGCCTACAAAACTGGACAGTGTTTGGCGGTCACTTTCCGAAATCCAAGAATGTGGTATCGCCGTTTCGTTGGACGACTTTGGTTCAAAATTCGCCGCATTACGCCATTTGACTGAATTCGAGTGGGATGAAATCAAGATCGACGCGCGCTATGTGGATCGTGCATTCAACAATGAAAGACATGCTGAAACACTTCTTGCTGCCCTAAGCTTGATCGCCAATATGAAGAGCAACACGGTAATAGAGGGGGTCGAAACAGTAGAACGCCTCGACGCACTTGTCGAACTGGGTTGTGATCATGGCCAAGGCTACCTGTTCAGCGGCCCAATGGATATCGATCAACTGATCACACTGTTTTTTTCACGTGCTCGAGCGGAAGAACTCGCGAGCGTTTAA
- a CDS encoding alpha/beta hydrolase: protein MKVWEIAKAGWSAFALVLAVSFFGAALTPSLMPRDPLVQAALCGVAAVLGYETVLLVRTLWRYLELPEFGGRLAAWWNWAALASSLAIIAFSLTRAASWQDATRAAVGMMPLESAAPVYIFLVGSMIGLGLWLLFRMAGALRHFVALQLERMVPRRLGVVLSVGIVGWLLWALVDGALVRNLFKAADASFLAADILMEPDVVQPEDPLKTGSSASLIKWDEIGRRGRQFIATAPTVQEISEFQKGPVIDPIRVYVGRRSADTAEDRAKLALEEMIRVGGFERAVLVVMVPVGTGWMDPGAQDTLDFILAGNVATVAVQYSYLSSMLALVAHPDDGVDQARALFNAIYDHWTTLPKDQRPKFYVHGLSQGAFNSQATLPLLDMLGDPIQGTFWAGSPFFSRYWAEVRDQRNPGSPAWRPNYGNGSLIRVMNQYGGLEGDYLPWGPVRAVFLNYGSDPIVNFTFDSAIRAPAWLAEPRAPDVSDKLSWFPIVTMLQLVLDSMFALDIERYGHYYVAPDYIDGWAAVLEPEGWTQGRAEELKEVFSRRPAPF from the coding sequence ATGAAAGTCTGGGAGATAGCAAAGGCAGGATGGTCAGCTTTTGCTCTGGTGCTAGCTGTCAGTTTCTTTGGGGCAGCCCTGACCCCTTCCCTGATGCCAAGAGACCCATTGGTTCAGGCTGCGCTTTGTGGTGTCGCGGCGGTTCTTGGGTATGAAACAGTGCTCCTGGTTCGCACTTTGTGGCGCTATCTGGAGTTGCCGGAATTCGGCGGAAGATTGGCTGCTTGGTGGAATTGGGCTGCACTTGCTTCAAGCCTCGCCATCATCGCATTTTCTCTGACCAGGGCAGCAAGTTGGCAGGATGCGACGCGTGCGGCCGTCGGTATGATGCCCCTGGAAAGTGCGGCACCTGTCTATATTTTTCTTGTGGGCTCTATGATCGGCCTAGGCTTGTGGCTGCTGTTTCGGATGGCCGGCGCGCTTCGCCATTTTGTCGCTTTGCAATTGGAACGAATGGTACCGCGCCGTCTAGGTGTGGTGTTGTCAGTCGGGATTGTTGGTTGGCTTTTGTGGGCGTTGGTCGATGGAGCTTTGGTCAGGAATCTCTTCAAGGCTGCTGATGCGTCTTTTCTTGCTGCCGACATTCTGATGGAACCAGATGTTGTTCAACCCGAAGACCCTTTGAAAACCGGCAGTTCTGCTTCGCTGATCAAATGGGACGAAATCGGGCGACGTGGACGACAGTTTATCGCTACTGCCCCCACGGTCCAGGAGATCTCAGAGTTTCAGAAAGGACCCGTCATTGATCCCATTCGGGTTTATGTTGGACGCAGATCTGCCGACACAGCGGAAGACCGCGCTAAGCTTGCACTGGAGGAGATGATCCGTGTCGGAGGGTTCGAGCGGGCGGTGCTGGTGGTTATGGTGCCGGTCGGGACTGGTTGGATGGATCCTGGGGCCCAGGACACTTTGGACTTCATACTTGCCGGCAATGTGGCCACCGTCGCCGTTCAATATTCCTACCTTTCCAGCATGCTGGCGCTTGTTGCACATCCAGATGACGGCGTTGATCAGGCTCGGGCCTTGTTCAATGCCATTTACGATCACTGGACAACATTGCCCAAGGATCAGCGGCCCAAGTTCTATGTGCACGGCCTTAGTCAGGGAGCCTTCAATTCGCAGGCGACCTTACCTCTGCTGGATATGCTCGGTGACCCAATCCAGGGCACATTCTGGGCAGGGTCTCCCTTCTTTTCCAGATACTGGGCTGAAGTGAGAGATCAACGAAACCCCGGAAGCCCGGCCTGGCGGCCCAACTATGGCAACGGCTCATTGATCCGTGTCATGAACCAGTATGGTGGCCTCGAGGGCGACTACCTGCCTTGGGGACCGGTCAGAGCAGTGTTCTTGAATTACGGCAGCGATCCGATCGTCAATTTCACTTTTGACAGCGCTATTCGCGCACCTGCCTGGCTTGCGGAACCGAGGGCCCCGGATGTTTCAGACAAGCTTTCCTGGTTCCCGATTGTCACCATGTTGCAGTTGGTGCTCGATTCCATGTTTGCGCTCGATATCGAAAGATATGGCCACTACTACGTCGCCCCGGATTATATCGACGGATGGGCCGCAGTCCTTGAACCGGAAGGTTGGACACAAGGCCGGGCAGAAGAACTCAAGGAAGTCTTTTCTCGCCGCCCTGCCCCATTCTAA
- a CDS encoding patatin-like phospholipase family protein, whose protein sequence is MIQRRDLMLAAVSAGTGTLTGIKPVKADSSSQLVNETNRKTEGFALALGGGAAKAFAHIPILEAMDELGVQPVEIAGTSMGAILGGFYASGMSGKEVREITVDLFTRKTQLFQKLFLNDGRTWTSLFNVVRPAIIDPIVLFETVFPAGLASNFSDLQFPLKIIATDFYTQSQVVLSEGELLPAIAASSALPMLLTPVEINGRVLIDGGFVNPTPFDVLQTDGYHTVAIDVTGSEFDQGKGLPSGLETWIGSFSITLHSLVAAKLACSKPDVLIEPPIGRFKTMDFFKIEDLLQAAEPAKEDFKRGLSALLNAQ, encoded by the coding sequence ATGATCCAGAGACGAGATTTGATGCTAGCTGCCGTTTCGGCAGGAACCGGCACGCTAACGGGCATCAAGCCGGTCAAAGCGGACAGTTCGTCACAATTGGTAAACGAGACCAATCGCAAGACCGAAGGCTTTGCATTGGCTTTGGGCGGAGGTGCAGCCAAAGCTTTTGCCCATATTCCAATCCTAGAAGCGATGGATGAACTTGGCGTTCAACCCGTCGAGATTGCTGGTACATCCATGGGTGCGATCCTGGGTGGCTTTTATGCCAGCGGAATGAGCGGCAAGGAAGTCAGGGAAATCACAGTCGACCTTTTCACCCGCAAGACCCAGCTGTTTCAGAAACTGTTCTTGAACGACGGACGAACCTGGACTTCTTTGTTCAATGTCGTTCGCCCCGCCATCATTGATCCGATCGTGCTCTTCGAGACTGTGTTTCCTGCCGGACTTGCCTCAAACTTTTCGGATCTCCAATTTCCATTGAAGATCATCGCGACAGATTTCTATACCCAGTCTCAAGTCGTATTGAGCGAAGGCGAGTTGCTTCCGGCAATTGCTGCGTCCTCAGCATTGCCGATGTTGCTAACGCCCGTCGAAATCAATGGGAGAGTTCTGATAGATGGCGGGTTCGTAAACCCGACCCCATTTGATGTGTTGCAAACAGACGGTTATCACACCGTTGCAATAGACGTCACTGGCAGTGAGTTCGATCAAGGCAAAGGATTGCCGAGTGGCCTTGAAACCTGGATCGGGTCCTTTTCGATCACTCTTCACTCTTTGGTCGCGGCAAAGTTGGCTTGTTCGAAGCCTGATGTGTTGATCGAACCACCGATAGGTCGATTCAAGACCATGGATTTTTTCAAGATCGAAGACTTGTTACAGGCAGCAGAACCAGCCAAAGAGGACTTCAAACGTGGATTGTCTGCGCTGCTCAATGCCCAATAA
- a CDS encoding BMP family ABC transporter substrate-binding protein, translated as MKSLLKATVAALAFAAAGSAAQAADVKACFIYVGPVGDFGWSYQHDQGRLAVEEHFGDKVETAYLESVPEGPDAERAIERFAREGCNVIFTTSFGYMNPTIKVAKKFPDVKFEHATGYKTADNVATYNSKFHQGRYIIGQIAAKQSKSGVAGYIASFPIPEVVSGINAFLLGAQSVNPDFKLKVVWVNTWFDPGKEADAAKALIDQGADIITQHTDSTAPLQVAQERGVHGFGQASDMVNFAKDAQYTAIIDDWAPYYIHRVQDVLDGKWESGSSWEGLAEGHVVMAPYTNLPADVVEMAKATEAKIKDGWEPFTGPITKQDGSVAAEDGVRLDDGAILGMNWYVQGIDDKLPQ; from the coding sequence ATGAAGTCTCTATTGAAAGCAACCGTGGCAGCCCTTGCCTTTGCCGCAGCCGGCTCAGCGGCTCAAGCGGCCGACGTCAAGGCGTGCTTCATCTATGTCGGTCCAGTCGGTGATTTTGGCTGGTCCTACCAGCACGATCAGGGCCGGTTGGCCGTGGAAGAACACTTCGGAGACAAGGTCGAAACCGCGTATCTTGAAAGTGTGCCGGAAGGCCCTGATGCAGAACGCGCAATCGAGCGTTTCGCGCGGGAAGGCTGCAACGTCATCTTCACGACCTCCTTCGGCTACATGAACCCAACCATCAAAGTGGCCAAGAAATTCCCGGACGTGAAATTCGAGCACGCGACCGGCTACAAAACCGCCGACAACGTGGCGACCTACAATTCAAAGTTCCACCAGGGCCGCTACATCATTGGTCAGATCGCCGCCAAGCAATCCAAGTCGGGTGTTGCAGGCTATATCGCTTCGTTCCCAATCCCTGAAGTCGTGTCTGGCATAAATGCGTTCCTGCTGGGTGCTCAGTCCGTCAATCCGGACTTCAAACTGAAAGTGGTTTGGGTGAACACCTGGTTTGACCCGGGCAAGGAAGCCGATGCGGCAAAAGCACTGATCGACCAGGGTGCCGATATCATCACCCAACACACAGATTCCACAGCTCCACTTCAAGTGGCTCAGGAACGCGGCGTGCACGGTTTCGGTCAGGCGTCCGACATGGTCAACTTCGCCAAGGATGCGCAATACACCGCCATCATCGATGACTGGGCACCTTACTACATTCACCGCGTGCAAGACGTTCTTGACGGCAAGTGGGAAAGCGGCAGCTCCTGGGAAGGTCTGGCGGAAGGGCACGTCGTAATGGCGCCTTACACAAACCTTCCAGCAGATGTCGTCGAAATGGCCAAAGCCACAGAGGCGAAAATCAAGGACGGTTGGGAACCATTTACAGGCCCAATCACCAAGCAGGATGGCAGCGTCGCAGCTGAGGACGGCGTCAGGCTGGACGACGGCGCGATCCTAGGCATGAACTGGTATGTCCAGGGTATCGACGACAAACTGCCTCAGTAA
- a CDS encoding ABC transporter permease: protein MFEAVLLTVITAATPLLIAALGELVVERSGVLNLGVEGMMIMGAVVGFAVANQTGSGFLGVVAAVGAGMAMSALFGFLVLVLVTNQVATGLALTILGIGFSGMIGEAFIGVPGLKIPELYIPVLSDIPFIGPVFFQQDAIVYLSFALVAAVAYFLFRTRLGLVLRAVGDNHGSAHALGYSVIRIRFAAVLFGGACAGLAGAYMSLAYTPQWVENMTAGRGWIALALVVFSSWLPLRVVVGAYLFGAVSVLNLHAQAVELDIPSQLLSSLPYLATILVLVLISANRRLTLVNTPACLGKPFVPDR from the coding sequence ATGTTTGAAGCCGTTCTTCTGACAGTCATCACCGCCGCAACACCGCTTTTGATCGCTGCACTTGGTGAATTGGTCGTGGAAAGATCTGGTGTCCTCAATCTTGGCGTTGAAGGCATGATGATCATGGGAGCTGTCGTCGGGTTCGCCGTCGCAAACCAGACAGGTTCAGGTTTTCTGGGTGTGGTTGCGGCGGTTGGTGCCGGCATGGCCATGTCCGCGCTATTCGGCTTTCTGGTGCTTGTGCTGGTCACCAATCAGGTTGCGACAGGCCTGGCACTGACCATTCTCGGCATCGGATTTTCAGGAATGATCGGTGAAGCTTTTATCGGCGTTCCGGGATTGAAAATACCGGAACTCTATATTCCGGTCCTTTCGGACATACCCTTTATCGGACCGGTCTTTTTTCAGCAGGACGCGATTGTCTATCTCAGTTTCGCACTGGTTGCGGCTGTTGCCTACTTCCTGTTTCGGACAAGGCTCGGCTTGGTTCTGCGTGCCGTTGGTGACAACCACGGCTCCGCCCATGCCCTTGGTTACTCCGTCATTCGCATCCGATTTGCCGCCGTGCTTTTCGGCGGTGCATGTGCGGGTCTTGCCGGAGCCTATATGTCGCTTGCCTACACACCGCAATGGGTTGAAAACATGACAGCGGGCAGGGGCTGGATAGCTTTGGCACTGGTTGTTTTCTCATCCTGGCTGCCCCTGCGTGTGGTCGTCGGCGCATATCTATTTGGAGCTGTGAGCGTGCTTAACCTTCACGCGCAGGCTGTTGAGCTGGACATCCCGTCCCAGCTTCTTTCCAGCTTGCCTTATCTTGCGACTATTTTGGTGCTTGTGCTCATTTCCGCAAACCGCAGACTGACACTTGTGAACACCCCGGCTTGTCTGGGCAAACCATTCGTTCCAGACCGGTAG